From Bacillus oleivorans, the proteins below share one genomic window:
- a CDS encoding NAD(P)H-dependent flavin oxidoreductase → MQDNIMTGLLNIKYPIIQAPMAGGVTTSELVAEVSNSGGLGMIGAGYMTPKQMREQIREIKQLTANPFGINLFVPNEFGATEEEVRDANDILNPIREQLNIQSKDNLELPEYNRVVETFIEQIEVILEEKVPVCSFTFGIPSTEVIDKIKQHNIILIGTATTVREAVEIEKTGMDMVVVQGSEAGGHRGNFIYGHQESLIGLMSLIPQVVDHVTIPVIAAGGIMDGRGFMASICLGAAGVQMGTAFLTCIESGAPNVHKEAILQADEDETVLTRAFSGKWARGINNKFISEIQHKEESLPDFPVQNTLTQEIRKASLTQNNPDFMSLWSGQSPRLAKNQTVGKLMKNIISEAEKIKNKI, encoded by the coding sequence ATGCAAGACAATATAATGACAGGACTATTGAATATTAAGTATCCGATCATACAAGCTCCCATGGCTGGAGGAGTAACAACGTCGGAATTAGTCGCCGAGGTTTCAAATTCCGGGGGACTTGGAATGATTGGGGCAGGCTATATGACCCCTAAGCAAATGCGGGAACAAATCAGGGAAATAAAGCAGCTAACAGCCAATCCTTTTGGAATCAATTTATTTGTTCCTAACGAATTTGGTGCCACAGAGGAAGAAGTTAGAGATGCCAACGACATATTGAACCCCATTCGAGAACAATTAAATATCCAAAGTAAAGATAACTTAGAATTGCCTGAATATAATCGTGTTGTAGAAACATTTATTGAGCAAATTGAGGTTATTTTAGAAGAAAAGGTCCCTGTTTGTTCTTTTACATTTGGCATTCCTTCAACCGAAGTAATCGATAAGATCAAACAACATAACATAATTTTAATCGGAACAGCTACAACTGTCAGAGAAGCAGTTGAAATCGAAAAAACTGGAATGGATATGGTTGTCGTGCAAGGCAGTGAAGCAGGTGGACATCGAGGGAATTTTATCTATGGGCACCAAGAAAGCTTAATTGGATTAATGTCACTTATTCCACAGGTTGTTGATCATGTAACGATTCCTGTTATTGCTGCGGGAGGAATCATGGATGGAAGAGGGTTCATGGCTTCTATTTGCTTAGGAGCCGCGGGTGTGCAAATGGGTACAGCTTTCTTAACTTGTATAGAAAGTGGAGCACCAAATGTACATAAAGAAGCCATTCTTCAAGCTGACGAAGACGAGACGGTTTTGACTCGTGCATTTTCTGGGAAATGGGCAAGGGGAATTAACAATAAATTTATTTCAGAAATACAGCATAAAGAAGAATCTTTACCGGATTTCCCTGTGCAAAACACACTAACCCAAGAAATCAGAAAAGCTTCTCTAACACAAAACAATCCAGATTTTATGTCACTTTGGTCTGGTCAAAGTCCAAGACTAGCTAAAAATCAAACGGTTGGTAAGTTAATGAAAAACATTATTTCCGAGGCTGAAAAAATTAAAAATAAAATATAG
- a CDS encoding flavin monoamine oxidase family protein, whose amino-acid sequence MLSTIRNGLGISQIQKKIIIVGAGMSGLVAASLLKDAGHDITILEATHRVGGRVFTKREPFMDNLYLDMGAMRIPHNHYLVLEYIKKFGLRVNPFLNTTPNDLIFANGIKTNRSIYLRNPDILNYPVEHHEKGKSAEELLLLAIKPVADFINQNPIQNWPIVVREFDKYSMSYFLKYNPVGPSLSPGAIESIKVLVGLEGFPELSFPAILRELLPLFSPDIKFYEIEGGNDRLPNAFLPQLKEDLYFGYQMTRIVQHNNQVSIYSRHIQSQRPLTVTGDLAIVTIPFSLLPFIEITPRDSFSHHKWKAIRELHYVSSTKIGLQFKNRFWEREGIRGGKMMTDLPIRFAYYPSHLIGSTGSGIILASYTWEDDTLSWDNLSEEDRIRNALDNLKTVHGQQVDETFLTGASQVWSQYPFSGGAFSMFKPGQETELFPYIPTPEGRVHFAGEHTSTMPAWIEGAIQSGIRVAHEVTNLPRTFFST is encoded by the coding sequence ATGCTGTCGACCATCAGAAATGGACTTGGAATATCACAGATCCAAAAAAAAATCATTATTGTCGGCGCAGGTATGTCAGGATTAGTTGCTGCATCCCTACTAAAGGATGCGGGACACGATATTACTATTTTAGAAGCAACCCATAGGGTTGGAGGTCGTGTTTTTACCAAACGGGAACCATTTATGGACAATTTATATCTTGATATGGGTGCCATGCGTATTCCTCATAATCATTATTTAGTGTTGGAGTACATTAAAAAATTCGGATTACGTGTTAATCCGTTTTTGAATACCACACCGAACGATCTCATTTTTGCCAACGGAATTAAAACGAACCGATCGATTTATTTACGGAACCCTGATATCCTGAATTACCCGGTAGAACATCATGAAAAAGGTAAATCAGCCGAAGAGTTACTTTTATTAGCAATCAAGCCGGTAGCTGATTTTATCAATCAAAATCCAATTCAAAATTGGCCTATAGTCGTTAGGGAATTTGATAAATATTCAATGAGCTATTTTTTAAAGTACAATCCGGTAGGGCCAAGTCTATCACCCGGTGCGATTGAAAGCATTAAGGTTCTTGTCGGTCTAGAGGGATTTCCAGAACTCTCTTTTCCGGCTATCCTTAGAGAACTGTTACCTCTATTTAGCCCAGACATAAAATTTTACGAAATCGAGGGTGGTAATGACCGACTTCCCAATGCTTTCCTTCCGCAATTAAAGGAAGACCTTTACTTTGGATACCAAATGACAAGAATTGTGCAACACAATAATCAAGTCTCCATTTATTCCAGACACATACAAAGCCAACGACCTTTAACAGTTACTGGTGACCTTGCCATTGTAACGATTCCTTTTTCATTACTGCCATTTATAGAAATTACACCACGAGATTCTTTTTCCCATCATAAGTGGAAAGCCATACGAGAACTTCACTATGTATCATCTACAAAAATCGGACTGCAATTTAAAAACAGATTTTGGGAAAGGGAAGGGATCAGGGGCGGCAAAATGATGACGGATTTACCAATCAGATTTGCTTATTATCCTAGCCATTTAATAGGTTCAACAGGTTCAGGAATCATTTTAGCCAGTTATACGTGGGAAGATGATACGTTGTCATGGGATAATTTATCAGAAGAAGACCGTATTCGAAATGCACTAGATAACTTGAAAACCGTCCATGGTCAACAAGTTGATGAAACGTTTTTAACAGGAGCTTCCCAGGTTTGGTCACAATATCCGTTTTCTGGTGGGGCATTCTCCATGTTTAAACCCGGACAGGAAACAGAATTATTTCCTTACATCCCTACTCCTGAGGGAAGGGTACATTTTGCTGGCGAGCATACATCCACTATGCCTGCTTGGATTGAGGGTGCCATCCAATCAGGCATAAGGGTTGCCCACGAAGTAACCAACCTTCCGAGAACTTTTTTTAGTACATAA
- a CDS encoding amidohydrolase has product MSYWLKNVRLETGYKKENGQVIGTETKLYHLVIENGKISRIAESPESIPNNVEVKDAKGLLMLPSFVEKHVHLDKTYMGGEWKACIPASGVVERCQIEKNKLASIPLSTRERAEALLDVLLAVGSTHVRTHVDIYPEVGLRNLDGVKQALEAYSDKVSSEVVAFAQHGLLRSGTVELIRDAVRNGAGIVGSVDPATVDNDIEKSLVTLMDIAVEGNADIDLHLHDPGHLGTFTMKRLAYLTKQAGWEGRVAVSHAFGLGDVSREEVREMAYILKDAGISIVTSLPIGRGVPVDLLTECGVEIAVGNDNIFDSWWPTGNGDILERAGRLLERYRWTNEVALSQALRFITGGKTPLDRNGNQVWPKEGEQANMILVDASCSAEAMARRSKRKAVFYKGKLVSGSLDNNAY; this is encoded by the coding sequence ATGAGTTATTGGCTAAAAAATGTACGATTAGAAACAGGCTATAAAAAAGAGAACGGACAAGTTATCGGTACGGAGACAAAATTATATCATTTAGTCATTGAGAATGGGAAAATTAGCAGAATTGCAGAGTCACCAGAATCAATTCCAAATAATGTTGAAGTGAAAGATGCAAAAGGGTTATTGATGCTTCCATCCTTTGTAGAAAAGCATGTTCATTTGGATAAAACCTATATGGGAGGGGAGTGGAAAGCCTGTATTCCAGCATCGGGTGTGGTGGAAAGATGTCAAATTGAAAAAAATAAGTTGGCGTCCATCCCATTAAGTACAAGGGAACGGGCAGAAGCATTACTTGACGTCTTGTTAGCAGTAGGTTCTACCCATGTTAGAACCCATGTCGATATTTATCCTGAGGTGGGACTGCGGAACCTGGATGGTGTTAAGCAAGCACTGGAAGCCTATTCGGATAAGGTTAGCTCTGAAGTCGTTGCATTTGCTCAACATGGTTTGCTGCGGTCGGGAACGGTTGAGCTGATTAGAGATGCTGTTCGAAATGGGGCAGGAATAGTGGGCTCTGTAGATCCAGCGACGGTGGATAACGATATTGAAAAATCCCTTGTAACGTTAATGGATATAGCCGTTGAGGGAAACGCTGATATAGATTTACACCTTCATGATCCCGGTCACCTAGGTACCTTTACCATGAAACGGCTTGCCTATTTAACGAAGCAAGCTGGATGGGAAGGAAGAGTGGCTGTCAGCCATGCGTTTGGACTTGGAGATGTATCGAGAGAAGAAGTGCGTGAAATGGCATACATATTGAAGGATGCAGGCATTTCAATTGTAACTAGTCTCCCAATTGGCAGAGGAGTTCCTGTTGACTTGTTAACAGAATGTGGTGTGGAAATAGCGGTTGGAAATGATAATATTTTCGATTCATGGTGGCCAACTGGAAATGGAGATATTCTGGAAAGAGCGGGACGATTGCTGGAACGATACAGATGGACGAATGAGGTAGCTCTATCACAGGCTCTCAGGTTTATTACAGGAGGCAAAACACCGTTAGACCGCAATGGTAATCAGGTTTGGCCGAAGGAAGGAGAACAGGCAAATATGATTCTTGTGGATGCCAGCTGTTCTGCAGAAGCCATGGCCAGACGGTCGAAGCGAAAAGCCGTATTTTATAAAGGGAAATTGGTATCTGGGAGTTTAGATAACAATGCATATTAA